One part of the Carassius gibelio isolate Cgi1373 ecotype wild population from Czech Republic chromosome B6, carGib1.2-hapl.c, whole genome shotgun sequence genome encodes these proteins:
- the LOC127959790 gene encoding dermatopontin-like — MSSAHVLQALCLLMVFSTASAQHGYMYETGEEWVNTWRQGFNFQCPHGEVLVAIRSYFSEKEGSDRLWNFECQKTPYDWGEPNECWWDDINRAGLEWSSVCTNNGLVAGVQSKYFEAVLDREWQFYCCRYARRCPYSCWKTNDVPEYHKEEGEMVVPSYGYFIRGAQTTFSGVLRDRQWKYILCRMTDFDCQFENF, encoded by the exons ATGAGCTCAGCACATGTTCTGCAGGCTCTGTGCCTGCTGATGGTTTTCTCCACAGCCAGCGCTCAGCACGGCTACATGTATGAAACCGGTGAGGAGTGGGTGAATACCTGGCGCCAGGGCTTCAACTTCCAGTGTCCCCATGGTGAGGTCTTAGTGGCAATAAGGAGTTATTTCAGTGAGAAGGAAGGCTCGGACCGCCTGTGGAACTTTGAGTGCCAGAAGACTCCCTATGACTGGGGAGAGCCCAATGAATGCTGGTGGGATGATATCAACAGAGCCGGGTTGGAATG GTCTTCAGTTTGCACTAACAATGGGCTTGTTGCTGGTGTGCAAAGTAAGTATTTTGAAGCAGTTCTGGATCGAGAATGGCAATTCTACTGCTGTCGATATGCCCGCAGGTGCCCATATTCCTGCTG GAAGACGAATGATGTTCCAGAGTACCACAAAGAAGAGGGGGAGATGGTAGTCCCCAGTTACGGCTACTTCATAAGGGGGGCTCAAACTACTTTCAGTGGTGTACTGAG GGATCGGCAGTGGAAGTATATCTTGTGCCGAATGACAGACTTTGATTGTCAGTTTGAAAACTTCTAG